Below is a window of Lacibacter sp. H407 DNA.
ATTGACGATAGTACACTTCTTTTTGACAATAGTACACTTGCTTTTTTTGCATTTGATTTTTTGATTTCAGAAATTTAGTCTTTGAAACAGTGGTTGGTTCATCTTAAACGAATAAGATGAAAAAGTTACCTGTTCTACAAATTATCTCAAGCCTGTTGATCTTGCTGTTTGCGTACACAGCTATCAGTAAGTTACTCGCTTACCCATCGTTTACCCGAACACTTACGGAATCACCACTGATTCATAATGGAGCAGGCACGATTGCATGGTTGCTACCCGCAGCCGAGTTGATCGTTGTTCTGCTCCTGTTTTTTCCTGCACTTCGAAAGACGGGTTTGTATGCAACTGCGGGCTTATTGTTCTTGTTTACCGTTTATCTCAGTTATATGGTTTTGTTTGTACCTCATTTGCCCTGCAGTTGTGGTGGTGTGTTACGAAGTATGAGTTGGCAGCAACACATATTTTTCAATTTATTTTTTCTTGGTTTAAGTGTGTTTGGTATTTACCTGCATGCCAGGCAGACAAACCATCAATAGATTGTTGTTTCGACTACCGGAGTACTACGGTAATGAGGAACAACAAAAAGGCGAAGCCGAAAACCTTGAACAGAGTAGGCACAATTTTAAAAATTACAGCATATGAAAAAGTTTTTATTGCCAATGTTTGCGATTTTATTAGCGGTTGGTTTCAGTGCATTTACACAACCTGAAAAAGTAAGGTACGATGATCCACTGTGGTATTATACCGGAGTTGATGATTCCGAGCATGGTAACCAGGAATTTTATGTACCATTAGAAGGGCAGGGTACTCAGGCAGGATGTCCTGGCGAAAGCATCGTTCGATGTGTAATTGCAGCGCCGGTTGATGGCATGACAGGAAAGCCTGATCTGAATAATATTTCAGCGTTTCCTTCCTTTAAGCCTTAAAGGAAAAACACCGCAGATGATGCGGTGTTTTTTTTGTTATGGGTTTTGAGGGATACCTGTCATTTGAATAACAAGATCCGGAATTTTATAGACGTAGCGATTGCTTCCGGGCAGTAATTCAATGATCTGATTATTTATGAGTCGTTTTATAGTGATTGCCGTTGCGGACGATTGGTTTAGCCTTCTTACATCGCTCCATCGAACACCACGAAGAACCAATTCTTTTCTACGCTCCTGTAAAATAATCGTAAGTGCTTCTTGTGCTGTTGCTGCAGTGAGTGGTGTAAATGTGCCACTCTTCCATCTTTTTATCAACAATTGATTTAAAGCGTTCATTGCATCGCTTGTATTACCGGCACGTGCCAGCAGTTCTGCTTTCATGAGATAGAGTTCTGCTGATGTGAAGCCATTAAACAATCGAACTGAGCCGTCGTAACTTCCCTTGAATGCGTAGCTGCCATCTGTATTGCGACGGAAGAATACTGTTTTTCTTTTATCGTTTGTGTTGTAAGCGTTGTATAAAACTGAATCCACTTTTGCGTTTGTAATGAGTGTGGTAACGGAGCCGAGGACTGAATGAAAAATCACTTCGGCATTAAACAGTGATATGGGGTTGGCAAGTGTTTCATTTAGTGTGTTGAAATCAAGTAAACTGTTGTGCGATTGCAGTGCCTGTTCTGTTATGGCAGATGCCTCCTGATATTTTTGCATGATGAGATATATCCTTGCCAACAATGTTAAGGCAGCCGCTTTTGAAGGACGTGTTTTCCATTCCTGTGTAACCGGTAATAGTTGCACTGCAGTTTTGAGATCATTGATAACCTGATCGTAGGATTGCTGAAGTGCAGCTCTTGTTGTGGGTTTATTAAAATCGGAATCAAGACGTAGTGGAATGCCGGGATCGTTTGCAGCCGTTGCAGCATTGTATGGCTTGGTAAACAATTGTAACAGATGATAAAATGCAAATGCACGATAGAACAATGCCTGGCCCTCTGCATTGTTAAGATCGGATTGTGAACCGTTGAGGCCTCCCTCTTTTTTTAATGCATCTAATACAACATTTGCTATGTACACATTTGTATACGTAAGTGACCATGCGTTGCGTTCGTTTTCGTTGAAAACATCTTCGGCCCAGATATATGCATTCCGCTCAGCAAGGGGGCGTACCTGCCACTGTGCTGTTGTGATATAATAATCATCGGAGCCAAGTTCTATTGCTGACGGCCAGGAGCCGTTGAGGGCTGTAGAATTGTCGAGGAGGGCCAATACCTCTTTTGCGGATGTTGGTATAGCCAGATCGGATGATGGTTTTTCATCCAGATATTTTTTACAAGAGAGTAAAGTGATACTTACTGCAAAAATTATAATGTATTTCATGACAATGATTTTTGTTTAACAAATTGAGAAAAGCTGCAAGCAGCTGTTTTTCTTTATTACTTTTTGCTTGTCCAAAAAGTAACTCCCGTTGAAGCGGGACAGGCAAAAAAAGACCCCGCCAACGGACACCCCTCGTTGGCGGATTGTACCTTGATTTAGCATTTGTACTGCTGTCGCTTTAACAATTGAAAGTGCATGTACATGATTTGTGTAGCCCGTTTGATTAATCGTTGGCATTCTGTTTTTTTGTTTCAACATGCGTAGTGTTTTAAAACGATGCTTTGATGCCGAAGGCTACACTGCGAGGTAAGGGGTAGCCGCCTGCGAAATAATCGGGATCGATATTTAATTTGTTTGCCCTCCAGATGATACCGAGGTTGTTGAAGTAGGTATAGCATTTCATTGTCTGCATCCATTTCCATTTTTGGCTTACCGGCAGATCATACGACAATGAAATATCCTGCAAGCGAATGTGATCGCCTTTTTCAACCTGTATTTCAGCTGAACGATATAAGGCATCACGATTGGAACCAGGATTTGGATAAATAAACGAAGGCACATTTGTTGTTACTTCATCGCCGGGTTTTTGCCAACGTTTTTCATAGTCGGGATGGGCAGCTGTGCCATTGAGCAACACTGAATAGTTAACTGTACTGCGCATAAAGGAGTAGCCCAATTTGTAAATCATATTGACAGAACAACTGAATTGTTTCCATCGAATCGTATTCATACACGAACCGAAGACAACCGGAACGGCTGATCCTTTGTATGCGAGTTCCTGAACCGGCGCATTCACCAGCGAATTGTAATTGGTACTGACATTGTTATTGAGGAAGCCCTGCGGATCGCCATTTGCCGGATTGAGCCCAGCCCAACGGTAGGCGTAGATACTATACAGGTGGCTACCAGTTACCGGACTAATACTAAGACCTTGGTTGATAAAGGTGCCGGCACTTACCGAAGCCACTCTAAAGTTTTTCACTTTTGATTCAACATAATTTGCAATGAGTGCAGTTGACCATTGCACAACTCCCACGGTATTTCTGCTGGTTACATTCAGTTCAATGCCCTGACCTTGCATTGATGCAACATTGCCCTTGTATGAAAATGTAGCATTTGTTTGTACGCCAGTAGTTGGATCAATTGGAGCAAAGCCTATGAGATCGACGCCTTGTTTGCTGAACCATTCAATGCTTCCTTTTATTCTATCGGCTTTCGATGCGAAATCGATACCGATGTTGATTGTTTTTGTTTGCTCCCAACGTAAAGAAGGATTGGGAATGTTTTGAATGGTTGCATACGGAAGCTGCGTAAACAATGCTCTTGTGGCATAGCGAATTGTTGTAACGGCTGCCATTGAATTGTCGACATTTCCATTTACACCATAGGTAGCCCTGAGTTTGAGATAGGGCAATGCAGCAGCATGATAAAACGATTCTTTGCTAATGATCCATGCAAAGCCCGATGACCATAACGGTACGCCTTTACGGTTTGTGGTAACACCAAAAATATTGGACGCATCTTTTCTTGCACTGAAGGAGAGAATGTATTTATTATCCCGTGTGTAGGCAGCATTTGCATAGGCAGAAATAAAACGGAATATCTCTGTTGAAAAGGAACTGTTGTTGGGAATGGGCTGTTGGCTCCTGAGGTTATTGTAGAGCTGAAAATTGTCGGCGAAGTTTACATTGGTAAATGTTTGATTTTCGGGGTCATAACCAAATACCCGGTATGAAGATGAAGTTGCTTTTGTTTGGCGCACTTCAGCACCTGCAATGGCTACCACTTCGTTACGATTTTTCCAATTTAATGACAGGTTGTTTTGGAGCCTTGCTGTATTTGCAATTGTAGCGGAGATGTTTTGATCGAAAATGCTACCTGCCGGAATATTAAACTTCTGTGTTGACCTGCTGTAGTAGAGATTGATGAGGTTGCGTGTGAAATATGTGTTTTCGTTAAACAGATTTTGCTGCAGGTTTTCCTGTTTCTGCAGTTGCCATGTTAGCGTTGTATTAAGGAAGCGGGTCCATTTTATTTCGGATTGAAGGTTGTACCTGTACTCGTTTGCTGTAAGCCGGTTATTGGCTTCCTGTAATTCCTGTAAGGGGCTGTATTTCCAATTTAAGAGTGTGCCAGCGCCGGCAGTATCAACAAAGGTTGAACGATAGTCTTTCGGTATTGATAAGGCCATTCCATTTTCATCGACCAGTTTTGAGTAGGGATACAAACCCGGCGTTGCTACAGGCACCATATTGATGGCAGGATTTGCGGAGAAATTTTTTGCCTGTACTGTTTGCAAACCAAGTGTAAGTTGAAACCAATGAACAGGTTTCACTGTGAAAAGCGACCGAAGTGTTAAGCGGCTAGTTTGATTGCGGCGGAGGTTTGCGTTGTTGTGATCGTAACCCAGTGACAGGATGTAATTAAAATTGGCAGCGCCGCCGGTATAGCTAACGGCATGTTGCGAAGAAACGGCAGGTTGATAAAAATGTTGAAGCAAATCGTTGCGAACATCGTTTTGCTTAAAGTTATTCAATTGCTGTTGTGCCTGCTGTTGAGTAATGGCACCAAGACGTTGTGCAGCGAGTATTTCCACGACAGGTGACACTACTGGATAATTTAACGTGTTTGAAAGGGCTGCATTGTAGTGATTGTTATTGAACAACATTTCTTCAATGCCGATATATGCTTCCGATGATAATTGCGGAGCATAAAACAAATCGGGTTTTTGAGTGATGGTGGTATTGGTATTGAATTGTAAAACGGGTTTTTGATTAAAGCGGCCTTTTTTTGTTGTAACTACAATTACACCGTTGGCTGCTCTTGCTCCCCAAACAGACGCTGCTGCTGCATCTTTGAGGATGGTGATGTTTTCGATATCGTTTGGATTAATGTTTTCGATATCGGCTTCGTAGGGTACATTGTCGACAATGATCATGGGGGCGGCATTGCCAAGGAATGTACTGCGGCCACGGATGGTGAGTGGCTCGGCGGCTCCCCGCCTGTTGTCGAAATAAACTGAGCTAACCCCTTCGAGGCGTTCGAGCAGGTTGGTGCTTACACGTCGATTGATGAGTTCGGCATTGATGATTTCAAAGGAACCGGTGGCTCTTTCTTTTGGTAGTTTCTGAAAGCCACTGCTTACAATTACCTCTGACAGTTCGTTTGGTTTTTTTTGCAGGCGAACGGTAAGCAAGCCCCGTTCGTTGTTGGGTGTTTCTTTGCTAAAATAGCCTACAGCAGAAACAAGGATGGTATCGGTTAGCCGAGAGGATGGGAAGTAGAAAGCGCCATCGGCATCGGTTTGTGTGGTGAGGCCGTTGCTTTTTATTGTAACTGTTGCGCCGAAGACGGGATCGTTCTCCGTGTTGAGCACGGTGCCACGGATGGAGATTGGCTGGCACATGGTGAAGAAAGGGCAGATGCATGTGAGGAGGATGATTATTTTTTTCATGATGCAGTTTTTTGTTAGGAGATAGTTGTGAGTGGTGAGTGGTTAGTGGTGAGGTTCATAGTTCATAGTTGATAGTTGATTGTTGATAGCCAATAGTTGATAGCCAATAGTTGATAGTAGTTAGTAGAAAGACCGGCCCTTAGACAAGGGCTGGTGGCATGAGAAAAACTAACCTAACTGTAACCGGTTTACACAGGATTTTTGGGTTTTAAGGGAAAGAGCATTTCTTTTGACATGGTGTGTTATTTTTTGGAGAGGACAAATACTTCGATTTCACGTTCTACTTGCACGAGTTCCATTGCGTAGTTGTTTAGTTCTTTTTTGAGCTGATTGATGTTGCGTAATGCTGCGTATGAAAGTGTGAGACTTACCTTGCCTTCAATGCCTGTTTCATCAATGATAATGGGCATGCCGGTGCCTTCGGTGTAGCTGCTGTTGAGTGTTTCGATAAGGTATGCAAGTGGTTTGAGCATGCATTCCCAATAGAGTGACCTGTCGGCAATTTTGTTTGCATCGGGGTATTGCGCCAACAGCGATCTTGTTTGCGCTGTGGACTTGAGGGCATAGCAATTGAGTTTTCTTTTTTCCATGCGGCCGTAATAACCGAGGTAGCGATTGAAATCGGTGGCCATGAGTTCGGTTATTTTTTCGGGAGTTGTGTTTTCGGGTACGGTAAGTTCGTACGTGAATACGAGGTTGTTTTTTTCTTCTTCTGTTGTTGTGGGATACAGTACTACTGATTTTGGGTTAATGTTTTCGATGATGACGTGGTTGGGCGGAAACCTGTATGCGGCTGCATACAATGAAAGCGGAGGCCTGTTGATGAAATAGTATTTTACGTAGCCATTGAGTTTTTGTTTGCCACTGCTGCCACCTCTGCCAAGCAAGCGACCTGCCCATTGGCTACGATAAAGCAGGGATGCGGAATCGTGATTGTTTGTGTTCATGAATAACGGTTGCGTATAATCGAAGGGAGGCGGATCGGATTTGAAGCGGAGGTTTGGTTTATTGCCAGCGAACCATGTTTGGAGAATACTATCGTTTACCAAGCCACCTGCTGTGATGGCTTCAATTTTACCACCGGGTGCTATCCAAACCTGATGGGGGAGGTAGCGGTAGGGAAAGAACTGACGCAGGAGCCGATCATCGGTAATAAAGGGAAGCGAAAGGGTTTTGAGTGTTTTGCGTTTATCGATGAATGCCTTTACCTGTTGTTTTGGTTCGGGAGCCACCATGATGATGGTGAGGTTGTTTTTGTGTTGGCGCCAGAGCCTATCCAATGGCATTGTTTCTTTAATACAAGCCGTACACCAAGTGGCCCAGAAATCGAGGATGATAAAACGGTTGGTGTTTTGCTGCAGGTGGGGTGCGGCCTGCGCCTGCAAGTAGTTCCAAACGATTGGCGGCAGTGTATCGCCAATGGTGAGCGGTTTGTTTTGTGCGAACATGAGCGAGGGGCAAAGCAATGCCAGGCAAAGAATGAGTTGTTTCATTTTTGCGAAATGGTTTAGGTGTTAGCAGCTGCTACCTCGCTAACGAGGGTAAAGTGCAGCAGCAAACGGGTGATTAAATGACCGGGAAGTTTGTAAGGCAGGAAAGGATGTAAGCAATATGATTCTCTGTCAGCCGTGATCTTGTGGCTTACAGATAAACTTTGTTAACAGCAAGTAGATGGCGATATGTAAACTAAGTGCTCTCATTAAACGTAGAGAGTCTGCAATGGGAAGTAAGCCGTAAAATGTGGGCCCTACTTTCTTCCACTCACTCGATTTGACAGCCAAGAAAAGTGGAATAACGGTAAGGCCCACATCAAACTTAGGATAAAAAGCTTATCCATAGAAGATATGGGCATTTACTTACCGTCTCGTTTTCTTGGCTGTCAAACTTTGAGTAACGAGACTCTTTTA
It encodes the following:
- a CDS encoding TlpA family protein disulfide reductase — translated: MKQLILCLALLCPSLMFAQNKPLTIGDTLPPIVWNYLQAQAAPHLQQNTNRFIILDFWATWCTACIKETMPLDRLWRQHKNNLTIIMVAPEPKQQVKAFIDKRKTLKTLSLPFITDDRLLRQFFPYRYLPHQVWIAPGGKIEAITAGGLVNDSILQTWFAGNKPNLRFKSDPPPFDYTQPLFMNTNNHDSASLLYRSQWAGRLLGRGGSSGKQKLNGYVKYYFINRPPLSLYAAAYRFPPNHVIIENINPKSVVLYPTTTEEEKNNLVFTYELTVPENTTPEKITELMATDFNRYLGYYGRMEKRKLNCYALKSTAQTRSLLAQYPDANKIADRSLYWECMLKPLAYLIETLNSSYTEGTGMPIIIDETGIEGKVSLTLSYAALRNINQLKKELNNYAMELVQVEREIEVFVLSKK
- a CDS encoding RagB/SusD family nutrient uptake outer membrane protein, with protein sequence MKYIIIFAVSITLLSCKKYLDEKPSSDLAIPTSAKEVLALLDNSTALNGSWPSAIELGSDDYYITTAQWQVRPLAERNAYIWAEDVFNENERNAWSLTYTNVYIANVVLDALKKEGGLNGSQSDLNNAEGQALFYRAFAFYHLLQLFTKPYNAATAANDPGIPLRLDSDFNKPTTRAALQQSYDQVINDLKTAVQLLPVTQEWKTRPSKAAALTLLARIYLIMQKYQEASAITEQALQSHNSLLDFNTLNETLANPISLFNAEVIFHSVLGSVTTLITNAKVDSVLYNAYNTNDKRKTVFFRRNTDGSYAFKGSYDGSVRLFNGFTSAELYLMKAELLARAGNTSDAMNALNQLLIKRWKSGTFTPLTAATAQEALTIILQERRKELVLRGVRWSDVRRLNQSSATAITIKRLINNQIIELLPGSNRYVYKIPDLVIQMTGIPQNP
- a CDS encoding MauE/DoxX family redox-associated membrane protein, which translates into the protein MKKLPVLQIISSLLILLFAYTAISKLLAYPSFTRTLTESPLIHNGAGTIAWLLPAAELIVVLLLFFPALRKTGLYATAGLLFLFTVYLSYMVLFVPHLPCSCGGVLRSMSWQQHIFFNLFFLGLSVFGIYLHARQTNHQ
- a CDS encoding DUF6520 family protein, with protein sequence MKKFLLPMFAILLAVGFSAFTQPEKVRYDDPLWYYTGVDDSEHGNQEFYVPLEGQGTQAGCPGESIVRCVIAAPVDGMTGKPDLNNISAFPSFKP
- a CDS encoding SusC/RagA family TonB-linked outer membrane protein, producing MKKIIILLTCICPFFTMCQPISIRGTVLNTENDPVFGATVTIKSNGLTTQTDADGAFYFPSSRLTDTILVSAVGYFSKETPNNERGLLTVRLQKKPNELSEVIVSSGFQKLPKERATGSFEIINAELINRRVSTNLLERLEGVSSVYFDNRRGAAEPLTIRGRSTFLGNAAPMIIVDNVPYEADIENINPNDIENITILKDAAAASVWGARAANGVIVVTTKKGRFNQKPVLQFNTNTTITQKPDLFYAPQLSSEAYIGIEEMLFNNNHYNAALSNTLNYPVVSPVVEILAAQRLGAITQQQAQQQLNNFKQNDVRNDLLQHFYQPAVSSQHAVSYTGGAANFNYILSLGYDHNNANLRRNQTSRLTLRSLFTVKPVHWFQLTLGLQTVQAKNFSANPAINMVPVATPGLYPYSKLVDENGMALSIPKDYRSTFVDTAGAGTLLNWKYSPLQELQEANNRLTANEYRYNLQSEIKWTRFLNTTLTWQLQKQENLQQNLFNENTYFTRNLINLYYSRSTQKFNIPAGSIFDQNISATIANTARLQNNLSLNWKNRNEVVAIAGAEVRQTKATSSSYRVFGYDPENQTFTNVNFADNFQLYNNLRSQQPIPNNSSFSTEIFRFISAYANAAYTRDNKYILSFSARKDASNIFGVTTNRKGVPLWSSGFAWIISKESFYHAAALPYLKLRATYGVNGNVDNSMAAVTTIRYATRALFTQLPYATIQNIPNPSLRWEQTKTINIGIDFASKADRIKGSIEWFSKQGVDLIGFAPIDPTTGVQTNATFSYKGNVASMQGQGIELNVTSRNTVGVVQWSTALIANYVESKVKNFRVASVSAGTFINQGLSISPVTGSHLYSIYAYRWAGLNPANGDPQGFLNNNVSTNYNSLVNAPVQELAYKGSAVPVVFGSCMNTIRWKQFSCSVNMIYKLGYSFMRSTVNYSVLLNGTAAHPDYEKRWQKPGDEVTTNVPSFIYPNPGSNRDALYRSAEIQVEKGDHIRLQDISLSYDLPVSQKWKWMQTMKCYTYFNNLGIIWRANKLNIDPDYFAGGYPLPRSVAFGIKASF